One Caenibius sp. WL genomic window, GATCGTCTCCCGCTCCGCCTCCATCGCACGGCGTTCTGCGGAACTGATCGCTTCGCTGACGCGGCCGAGATCGGCCCGGTCGCGATCGGACAGGCCCGATGCGGCAGGCAGCCCGTTCGTGGGTTTGGGCTGTTCCAGAGCGAAAGCGTCGACCAGCGCGCGGTGCACCAGCAGATCGGCGTAGCGGCGGATGGGCGACGTGAAATGGGCATAGGACCCGAGCGCGAGCCCGAAGTGGCCCGCGTTGCTGGGGCCGTAATAGGCCTGCGTCTGGCTGCGCAACACCGCTTCCATGATCAGGGCCTTTTCGCTTTCGTCGGCGATATCCTTGAGCATGCGGTTGAACAGGCCGGGCGTGATGACCTGCCCCAGCGCCAGCTTGCGTTCGAACGTGGCGAGATAATCGCGGAGCGCAATCAGCTTTTCCCGGCTAGGCGGTTCGTGAATGCGATAGACGACCGGCGATGTCTTGCTTTCCAGAGCCTTGGCTGCCGCAACATTGGCCGCGATCATGAAATCTTCGACCACCCGGTGCGCATCCAGCCGTTCGCGCACAGCAATGGATGCGATCTTGCCCGCCTCGTCCAGCACGACGCGCCGTTCGGGTAGTTCCAGTTCCAGCGGATCGCGCTTGTGCCGCGCGGCTTCCAGCGCGCGCCAGCACGCCCAGAGGTTCTGGAGATGCTGGGGCGCCTCGCTGTTGTCGATCTGCGCCTGTGCATCTTCATAAGCGATATTTTCGGCAATCCGCACCAGCGCGCGGGAGAAGCGCCATGCGGTGACGGCGCCGTTTGCCGAAATGGTCAGATGACAGGCCATCGCGGCCCGCGTTTCGCCCTGTTTGAGCGAGCAGACATCGGCGCTCAACACTTCGGGCAGCATCGGCACCACGCGGTCCGGGAAATAGACCGAATTGCCGCGCTTGCGGGCTTCGCGGTCGAGCTTGCTGCCGGGACGGACGTAGAAGCTGACATCGGCGATGGCGACCACCGCGCGAAAGCCCCCTTCCCCATCGGGTTCGGCCCAGATCGCATCGTCATGATCGCGGGCATCGGCCGGATCGATGGCGACGATCGGCAGATGGCGCAAATCTTCGCGCCGGTCCTCGCTCAACGGCAGCGTGGCGGCCTGCTTGCCTTCCTCCAGCACTTCGCCGGGGAACGTGTGCGGGATGCCGAACTTGTGGATGGCGATCAGGCTGAACGCCTTGGGCGCCAGCGGATCGCCCAGCACCTGAATGACTTTGACCCCGGCGCGCGGACTGCGCCCCGCCGGTTCGGCCAGAACCAGATTGCCCGGTTCCGCCCCGCCGAGATCGGCAATCGGCGCCGCATGGCGCACGCGGCGATCGATCGGGGCGAGCCAGTTTTTGCCGCTGCCATCCACTTCGACGATGCCCATCACGGCCTCGGCCTGATTGGGCAGTTTCTTCATCGGATGGGCGATCCAGCCCGATCCGGTTTCTTCCGTGCGGGCCAGCACCCGGTCGCCCGCGCGCAGAGCGCTGCCTTTCTTGCGTTCGATCAGGCGCAGGCGCGGCGGGGGTGTGGCGTCATCGGGATGCCAGCTATCGGGAATGGCGATCGCTTCGCCGTCTTCCGTATCGACAACGCGCAGCACGGTGACTTTGGGAACACCGCCCATGCGATGAAACGCGGTCTTCTTGCCGTCGATCAGCCCTTCGTCCGCCATGTCGCGCAGCAGTTTCTTGAGCGCGATCTTTTCCTGCCCCTTGAGGCCGAAAGCCTTGGCGATTTCGCGCTTGCCTGCGGGAACGTCCGATGTCTGGATGAAATCCAGAACCTGCTGCTTGCTGGGCAGGCCAGGCGCGATTTTCGGCGGGCGGGCCAAATCAATAGGCCCGGGCGACGAAAATGCGTTCCACCGCGGGCGCGCCGGTGAACAGGCAGGCGCCATCGGCGGGGGCCGCATCGGTCGGCACGTTGCGGATGGTGAGTTTCAGCGCCTTGAGCTGTTCCACCACCGCATCGAGCGCCGTGCCGGTCGGCTTCGACCATTGCACTTCCACCCAGCCGGGCTGGTGCCGGTCTTCGCCGAAGAAAGCGGAAAGCTGTTCGAACGTGTCGATGCCGCGGGTTACATTGGCGTCGCGCCGGTCCCGTGCCTCGGCGAACAGCGCCTGCTGGATATCCTGCAACAGGGCCGGAATTCCGGCCGCGCATTCCTCGCGCGTGGGCGCGGTGAAATCGGGCTTGGCCGCCGCATTCCACAACCGGTCGCGGCGAAGTTGGCTGACTTTGCCGTTTTCCATGTCGCGCCCGCCGATTTCGAGAATAACCGGCGCGCCTTTGCGCACCCAGTCCCAGCGCTTGGCCGCGGCCTTGCCCGGCTTGGTGTCGAGCAGGACGCGCACTGGTTCGCCCAAGGCGGTCTGCGCGGCGATCTGCGTGTGCAGTTCGCGACAGTAGGCCAGCAAGGCGGCGTCGCCATCATCATCGCGCAGCATCGGCAGGATCACGACCTGGAACGGTGCAATGGCCGGGGGAACGCGCAGGCCATCGTCATCGCCGTGCGTCATGATGACCCCGCCGATCAGCCGGGTGGAGACCCCCCAACTGGTGGTGTGGGCATGGCGCTGCCCGCCTTCGCGATCCTGATACTGGATGCCCGCCGCTTCGGCGAAGCTGGTGCCGAGATAGTGCGAGGTGCCCGCCTGCAGCGCCTTGCCGTCCTGCATCATCGCTTCGATCGAATAGGTGGCGACGGCGCCCGGAAAACGCTCGTTCTCCGGTTTTTCCCCGGCGATCACCGGCATGGCGAGCACGTCTTCCGAAAAACTGCGGTACATTTCCAGCGCGCGCAGCGTTTCTTCCATCGCGCCTTCGCGGTCTTCGTGTGCGGTATGGCCTTCCTGCCAGAGGAATTCGGACGTGCGC contains:
- the rnr gene encoding ribonuclease R, which codes for MARPPKIAPGLPSKQQVLDFIQTSDVPAGKREIAKAFGLKGQEKIALKKLLRDMADEGLIDGKKTAFHRMGGVPKVTVLRVVDTEDGEAIAIPDSWHPDDATPPPRLRLIERKKGSALRAGDRVLARTEETGSGWIAHPMKKLPNQAEAVMGIVEVDGSGKNWLAPIDRRVRHAAPIADLGGAEPGNLVLAEPAGRSPRAGVKVIQVLGDPLAPKAFSLIAIHKFGIPHTFPGEVLEEGKQAATLPLSEDRREDLRHLPIVAIDPADARDHDDAIWAEPDGEGGFRAVVAIADVSFYVRPGSKLDREARKRGNSVYFPDRVVPMLPEVLSADVCSLKQGETRAAMACHLTISANGAVTAWRFSRALVRIAENIAYEDAQAQIDNSEAPQHLQNLWACWRALEAARHKRDPLELELPERRVVLDEAGKIASIAVRERLDAHRVVEDFMIAANVAAAKALESKTSPVVYRIHEPPSREKLIALRDYLATFERKLALGQVITPGLFNRMLKDIADESEKALIMEAVLRSQTQAYYGPSNAGHFGLALGSYAHFTSPIRRYADLLVHRALVDAFALEQPKPTNGLPAASGLSDRDRADLGRVSEAISSAERRAMEAERETIDRYVAAWLAGHIGETFETRITGVQRFGLFATIIGLGGDGLVPVSILGNERFHHDEAARQLVGESTGTTYAVGDRMQLRLAEANPLTGALKFEPVDGAGGAIEPRGKPSPLKRQGKHLVGKRGRPSNIRHQGRRKR
- a CDS encoding aminoacyl--tRNA ligase-related protein, encoding MEQAQTPPIIDENSVSAIRHALSIKRADDFAQWYQAVVSQADMAEESGVRGCMVIKPWGYGIWERIQRLMDDRIKAAGVQNCYFPLFIPLSYFAKEAEHVEGFAKEMAVVTHHRLVAGEKGGLIPDPEAKLEEPLVVRPTSETVIGAAMARWVQSWRDLPLLTNQWANVVRWEMRTRMFLRTSEFLWQEGHTAHEDREGAMEETLRALEMYRSFSEDVLAMPVIAGEKPENERFPGAVATYSIEAMMQDGKALQAGTSHYLGTSFAEAAGIQYQDREGGQRHAHTTSWGVSTRLIGGVIMTHGDDDGLRVPPAIAPFQVVILPMLRDDDGDAALLAYCRELHTQIAAQTALGEPVRVLLDTKPGKAAAKRWDWVRKGAPVILEIGGRDMENGKVSQLRRDRLWNAAAKPDFTAPTREECAAGIPALLQDIQQALFAEARDRRDANVTRGIDTFEQLSAFFGEDRHQPGWVEVQWSKPTGTALDAVVEQLKALKLTIRNVPTDAAPADGACLFTGAPAVERIFVARAY